A window of the Tiliqua scincoides isolate rTilSci1 chromosome 5, rTilSci1.hap2, whole genome shotgun sequence genome harbors these coding sequences:
- the LOC136653141 gene encoding olfactory receptor 5F1-like, producing the protein MERENQTSLKEFILLGLAEDPQVQILLFAAGLLIYLLTLAGNLTIIGLIQTDPHLRTPMYFLLSILSFTEVCYITTTMPKMLWDLLSGDKTISFAGCALQMYVFLTTAATEGALLSVMAYDRYAAICHPLHYTLLMSQSACMWLLATSWAIGNINAIVNTASVFTLDFCDSNEIVHFFCDIPPILHLSCSDTSFTELVTFITSGSIRITTVSFIVLSYVLIVSSVLKIRTAKGRIKTFSTCSSHLTVVSIFYSTAIFTYMRPSSTHSVEQDCFIAVPYTIITPLLNPLIYSFKNKEMQAALLSLLGKKERFPR; encoded by the coding sequence ATGGAAAGAGAAAACCAAACCAGTCTGAAAGAATTCATTCTCCTGGGACTGGCGGAGGACCCTCAGGTCCAGATCCTTCTCTTTGCTGCAGGACTCTTGATCTATTTGCTCACCTTGGCAGGGAATCTGACCATCATTGGTCTGATTCAGACTGACCCACACCTCcgcacccccatgtacttcttacTGAGCATTCTGTCCTTTACAGAGGTCTGCTACATCACCACCACTATGCCCAAGATGCTGTGGGACCTCTTGTCAGGGGATAAGACCATTTCCTTTGCTGGCTGTGCACTCCAAATGTATGTCTTTCTGACCACAGCAGCTACAGAAGGTGCCTTACTCTCGGTCATGGCATATGACCGCTATGCTGCCATTTGCCACCCATTGCACTACACCCTGCTCATGAGCCAGTCTGcctgcatgtggcttctggcaacTTCCTGGGCTATTGGAAATATCAATGCCATTGTCAACACAGCTTCTGTTTTCACCCTGGATTTCTGTGATTCCAATGAGATTGTGCACTTCTTTTGTGACATCCCACCCATCCTGCATCTCTCCTGTTCTGATACCTCCTTCACTGAGTTGGTGACTTTCATCACCTCTGGGAGCATCAGGATCACAACGGTCTCCTTCATTGTTCTCTCTTATGTCCTCATTGTTTCATCTGTGCTCAAAATCCGTACAGCCAAGGGGAGAATCAAGACATTTTCCACTTGTTCTTCCCATCTCACTGTAGTGAGCATCTTCTACAGCACAGCCATCTTCACCTACATGCGCCCTTCTTCCACACACTCTGTGGAACAGGATTGCTTCATCGCTGTCCCATACACCATCATCACTCCTTTGCTGAACCCTTTGATCTACAGCTTcaagaacaaagaaatgcaggCCGCACTTCTGAGCCTTCTTGGGAAGAAAGAACGTTTTCCACGGTGA